From bacterium, one genomic window encodes:
- a CDS encoding aminotransferase class I/II-fold pyridoxal phosphate-dependent enzyme — translation MSLSSGETIAPRVSKRAAKQGAGDRERLLALAEDRRGLVSLGRGDPDLPTPPHIIGAAKRALDGGATHYTHWQGRPDLREAIAEKCRCEYRVDVSAGQVIVTAGAQEAMWATLLQPAPVIQEAASRIAAALSRE, via the coding sequence ATGAGCCTTTCGAGCGGAGAAACGATCGCGCCGCGCGTGTCCAAGCGGGCGGCCAAGCAGGGCGCCGGGGACCGCGAGCGGCTGCTCGCGCTGGCGGAGGACCGCCGGGGCCTGGTGTCGCTCGGGCGCGGGGATCCAGACCTGCCGACGCCGCCCCACATCATCGGGGCTGCGAAGCGCGCCCTCGACGGCGGTGCGACCCACTACACACACTGGCAGGGCCGACCGGACCTCCGCGAAGCGATCGCCGAGAAGTGCCGGTGCGAGTACCGCGTCGACGTCAGCGCGGGCCAGGTGATCGTCACGGCGGGCGCGCAGGAAGCGATGTGGGCGACGTTGCTGCAGCCGGCCCCGGTCATACAGGAGGCGGCCTCGCGGATCGCGGCGGCGCTGTCCCGGGAGTAG